The following is a genomic window from Candidatus Tanganyikabacteria bacterium.
CGAGGGCTGCCCGTACAAGAAGGTCTACTTCAACCCCATCACGCGAGTGTCCGAGAAGTGCATCGGCTGCTACCCCGCCGTCGAGAACGGCCGGCAGACCCAGTGCACGGTGGCGTGCATCGGCAAGATCCGGCTCATGGGCTTCATCAATCCGCCGGGCAAGGCCGACGCCGACAACCCCATCGACCACATCGTGCACGTCGCCAAGCTGGCGTTGCCGCTCTATCCGCAGTTCGGGCTGGAACCCAACACCTACTACATCCCGCCGATCCACGTCCCGCCCGCCTACCTGCGCCAGATGTTCGGCCCCGGCGTGGAGGCGGCGGCAGAGGCGTACCGCAAGGTCGCCGAGGACAAGCGCACGCTGGGCGCCCTGATGCTCTTCGGCGCCAGCGAGGAGATCCTGCACCGCTTCGACGTGAAAGGCGACGTCGCCTTCGGCTACAACGAAAAGGGCGCAGAGGTGGCCCGCGCGCCGCTCACCGAGAGCATGTACGTCCGCGAGTACTACGACGAGTCGCGGCTGGCCTTCCGCCTCAACATCACCTAGGAGGAGATCAAGTGTCCGCCCCGTTTGCTGTCGGCTTCGCCGCCCTCCTGGCCGCCGGTGCCGCCGCCGCCCCCGCCGCCCCGGCCGGCCTGGTGTCCCAGCCCGTCAAGGCGACCATCCAGACGATCATGTCGCCCTCGGCGGCCGCATGGGCCGGTGCCCCGAAGTTCGAGGTGCGCACCATGCCGCAGTTGATCGCGCAGCCCAACCAGCCCAAGCCCTCGGTCGACAAGCTCATGGTCCGGTCGCTCTACAGCGTCGAGTCCGGCTGGATCGCCTTCCACCTCGAATGGCGCGACGCGACCAAGGACGAGACTCCGCGGCCCGGCCAGTGGGCCGACGTCGTCGCCATCGAGTTCCCCCTGGATGCCAAGAGCCCGCCGGCGCCGATGATGGGCCACCGCCCCGGCGGCCGCGTGCAGATCATCCAGTGGCGGGCCGACTGGCAAAAAGACGTCGACAAGGGCGAGACGACGGTGAAGGACCTCTATCCCAACGCGGTCGTGGACACCCCCGTCGAGAAGGTCTACCAGTACGCGGACAGCCAGGCGTTCAGCGCCGGCCGCGCCATCGGCAACATCGTCTCGCAGGCCAAGCACTTCTACTCGGTGCAGGACCTGATGGCCGAGGGCTTCGGCACGCTCACCCCCAAGCCGGTGCAAAACGCCCTGGGCAAGGGAGTCTGGGAGAAGGGCACCTGGAAGGTGGTGATCGCTCGCCCGATGGAGACGCTGACCGACCCCGCCGCCGCCCCCCTCCACCGCGGCGCGCCGGCCGAGGTCGGCTTCGCGGTCTGGAACGGCTCGGCGGGCGAACGGGGCGCGCGCAAGGGCTGGGCGGGCTGGGTCCCGCTCGCGATCAAGTAGGGACTTGTTGATGGCGACGACCGCGACCACTCTCGGCGCCCTCGCCCGGGCCGGCCTCTATCGGCTGCTGGCGCTGGGCTTCGCCTATCCCGCGCCGGACGTGCGGGAGGAATTCCTGCGGGTGCTGGAATTGCACGTATCGCAGGAGCCCCAGTTCGGCGATTTCCGTGCCGACTTGGCCGCGCTTCGGCTTGGCGACTCCGACGAGCTGATTGCCGACTACACGCGACTCTTCGACCGGATGATCGAATGCTCGCCTTACGAATCCGACAACGTCGGCGGGATGCGGGCCTTCACCAAGGCGCGCGACCTGGCCGACGTGCAAGGGTTCTATCGGGCATTCGGGCTGGAACTTGGTGAGGATGCGGCGGAAATGAACGACCACATCGGCATCGAGCTGGAGTTCGCGAGCGTCCTGGCTCTCAAGGAGGCCTACTTCCAGGACGAGGGGAACAACGAGGGCCTCGAGATCACGCTGGACGCGCGTCGCGCCTTCCTGCGCGACCACGTGGCGCGCTGGGTGCCGGCATTTTGCGAGAGGCTCGCCGCCTCCGCCGGGCACCCGTTCTATCGCGCCCTGGCGGGCGTGACTCGCGCCGTCGTGGCCGCGGACGTGGCCGAAGTCGGAGTCGTCGTCCCCACGCCCGCCGCGGGACCGGGGACTCCGGAGCCGGATGAGTTCGGCTGCGGCGCCTGATAGGGGCTCCCGAACGGCCTGGCGCATCCCGGGCGCAGGCACGGAGGCCTGCGCCACCGATGTAGCGGGTGGGGCCGGCCTCCGTGCCGGCCAGGTTGCCGGGGTGAGGTCGAGCTAGCCGCGGTGTTTGCGCCCCGCGGCGCCTAGATCGGCTCGGCGC
Proteins encoded in this region:
- a CDS encoding molecular chaperone TorD family protein; translated protein: MATTATTLGALARAGLYRLLALGFAYPAPDVREEFLRVLELHVSQEPQFGDFRADLAALRLGDSDELIADYTRLFDRMIECSPYESDNVGGMRAFTKARDLADVQGFYRAFGLELGEDAAEMNDHIGIELEFASVLALKEAYFQDEGNNEGLEITLDARRAFLRDHVARWVPAFCERLAASAGHPFYRALAGVTRAVVAADVAEVGVVVPTPAAGPGTPEPDEFGCGA